Proteins co-encoded in one Apium graveolens cultivar Ventura unplaced genomic scaffold, ASM990537v1 ctg2956, whole genome shotgun sequence genomic window:
- the LOC141700818 gene encoding uncharacterized protein LOC141700818: MTTSESAKKRLGGARGVSALHKVVLKKARGKKFKVRYNDFGVPIGNTRPTLQSYIGMLARTMIPIDTENWPKVDCDLKAKLWDDVQDTFKIAPESEKLVLQSACEKWRQFKADLTAKYVMPFIGKKKKLMKPPKKYAFVGKEPWKKFVAERTSPKWLEQRKLQSSRVGKRKYHHRLSRKGYIGLREEEIKKGNLKRKEKPDRAIFWWKARMPKNPDELTEELSYLK; the protein is encoded by the exons ATGACCACTTCTGAATCTGCAAAAAAAAGGCTAGGAGGTGCGCGTGGTGTTTCAGCTCTTCACAAAGTAGTGTTGAAGAAAGCTCGGGGAAAGAAATTTAAAGTTAGATACAATGATTTTGGAGTTCCCATCGGAAATACCAGGCCTACTTTACAGTCTTACATAGGAATGCTCGCAAGGACAATGATTCCAATCGACACTGAAAACTGGCCAAAAGTGGATTGTGATCTAAAAGCAAAATTATGGGATGATGTCCAG GACACATTCAAAATTGCCCCAGAAAGTGAGAAGCTTGTGCTACAATCGGCATGTGAAAAATGGAGGCAGTTTAAAGCTGATTTAACTGCAAAATATGTGATGCCATTTAttggaaaaaagaagaaattgatgaAGCCTCCGAAGAAGTATGCGTTTGTTGGTAAAGAACCTTGGAAGAAATTTGTTGCAGAGAGGACGAGCCCCAAATGGCTG GAACAACGTAAGTTACAGAGCAGTAGAGTGGGTAAACGGAAATATCATCACCGCTTGTCAAGGAAGGGGTATATTGGTTTGCGAGAAGAAGAA ATAAAGAAAGGGAACTTAAAGCGGAAAGAGAAACCTGATCGTGCAATTTTTTGGTGGAAGGCTAGGATGCCAAAGAATCCTGATGAGCTTACTGAAGA